ATCATTAATAGATGCTGGTCAAAGCATCGGTTTGACACTAGAAGAATCAAAAGATTTTGCTCTACAAACGGTTTTGGGCGGAGTTGAGATGATAAAACATTTTGAAAATCAAGATATAAATGATATGATTGATGCAGTATGTTCAAAAGGCGGAACAACAATTGAAGCAATCGAAGTTCTGAAGAAATGCAATTTTAAAGAAATTATAATGCAGGCTGTATCAGCAGCATACGAAAAATCAAAAATACTATCTAGAGATTAAAATATGAAAGAAGTGACCATTTATACTGACGGTGCATGCAGCGGGAATCCAGGAAATGGGGGATGGGCTGCAATATTAATTTATAAGGATACCGAAAAAGTTCTTAGCGGGTTTTGTCCTAACACAACTAACAATCGCATGGAAATGTTTGCGATAATTTTTGCCCTAAAAGCACTTAAAGAAAAATGTATTGTTAATATTTATAGCGATTCAGCTTACATAATTGATGCTATGACCAAAAACTGGGTTCAAAAATGGCAGGCTAACAACTGGCGTACATCTTCCAAAGAAGAAGTAAAAAATATCGACCTTTGGCAAGATTTACTGCTTTATTCTTCAATGCATAAGGTAAATTGGAATAAGGTTAAGGGGCATAGCGACAACGAATATAATAATCGATGCGATAAAATCGCAAGGGCAGAAATATCCAAAATAACTGATATTTCCAAATGATTTTATATTAATCCTATATCTTTAGACATATAATATTTCTAAAGCGTATAAGGGTTAATATGAAAAAATCAAATAAGGTTATTCTTAATGTTTCTGCTTTTTTAAGTTTTATAATGATTTTCGGAGTGTATTATTTTTCACAACATTTACCTCCGTTAGCTTATTTGATTATTCAATTTATTAATTTTTCACTTTTATTTGGAATATTATTATTTAATTTTTATCAATTTGAATCATTAATCAAACTCACCTTTACATTTAATGTATCAATGTTTGTAATGCTGGTTGGTTATATAGCACTTGATGTTTCAGGCGTGTTTGACCAATTGTCCAATATGGAATTAATAAAAAATTTCATTTTGGGAACAGGTTTTTGGGGCATGGCCGTTTATATAGGCGTCCAAATAATTCAGGTTGTATTTTTGCCTTTGCCTTCAATAGTTATTAATTTGGTCGGTGTAGCTTTATATGGCCCGACAATCGCGTTTTTGTTGAGTTCTGTTGGTGTGATTTTGGGTTCTATAATAGCTTTTGGATTAGGACGCATATTTGGAAGTAAGCTGGTAGAATGGATAGCTGGAAAAGATAAGGCTATAGAATATCGCCGTTTGCTTAGCAATAAAGGCAGATATATGCTTATATTAATGCTGCTATTTCCGCTGTTTCCTGACGATATATTATGCATGGTAGCAGGAATTACAACAATGTCGTGGAAATACTTTATCATTGTAGTCTTGTTGACACGACCAATAACCATTGCTGTAATGTGCTATATGGGCACAGGAGAAATCATTCCTTTTACGGGATGGGGAATAGCAGTATGGATAGCAATTTTTGCCGTATTTATGCTCTTGTTTTATTATTTAAATAAATATAAGACACAGATCATAGGTTGGATTACTAGAATATTTAGAAAGAAAAAGGTTAGGAGCCGCTCTTTCAGAAAATATACTAGGCCTTAACGCAAAAAGCTCGCGCCTTAAACATAATTTTTGCAATTATAGGAAGGCTTAAAACATTAAATGCCAATATAATGCCTATAAGAGCTTTTGAAAAATGAATAAAATTCAAAAATAAACTTCTATCAGCAATATATAATATCAAAACTATCAAAGCACTTAACAGCAAAAACAGATAAAACTTATTTAGAATTTCTTTCTTGAAGTCAAAATAAATCTTTTTTCGGCGATTAGGCTTATAAAAAAATGCTAACGAAGACATTAATGCTATTAAAATTGCGCTTAATCCGCCTACAAAATAATATCCTGAATTAATATCAAGTTTTAAGCCAAGATTAAGTATTAAAAACATTGAAATATTAACAACAAACAGCAATAAAGAAAAAATGAGAAATTGAGCAAGTTTAAATTTGTTGTAATAA
This genomic stretch from Clostridia bacterium harbors:
- the rnhA gene encoding ribonuclease HI, encoding MKEVTIYTDGACSGNPGNGGWAAILIYKDTEKVLSGFCPNTTNNRMEMFAIIFALKALKEKCIVNIYSDSAYIIDAMTKNWVQKWQANNWRTSSKEEVKNIDLWQDLLLYSSMHKVNWNKVKGHSDNEYNNRCDKIARAEISKITDISK
- a CDS encoding TVP38/TMEM64 family protein, with protein sequence MKKSNKVILNVSAFLSFIMIFGVYYFSQHLPPLAYLIIQFINFSLLFGILLFNFYQFESLIKLTFTFNVSMFVMLVGYIALDVSGVFDQLSNMELIKNFILGTGFWGMAVYIGVQIIQVVFLPLPSIVINLVGVALYGPTIAFLLSSVGVILGSIIAFGLGRIFGSKLVEWIAGKDKAIEYRRLLSNKGRYMLILMLLFPLFPDDILCMVAGITTMSWKYFIIVVLLTRPITIAVMCYMGTGEIIPFTGWGIAVWIAIFAVFMLLFYYLNKYKTQIIGWITRIFRKKKVRSRSFRKYTRP